The following proteins are co-located in the Cyanobacteria bacterium GSL.Bin1 genome:
- the bchH gene encoding magnesium chelatase subunit H: protein MPSVRITAIAPTACLGDLEKAVARLQTENSAIELETFSLRQIQEGLIARETVLESIQSAMWRSHRSTSIALLFDLRGNPDRALALVREALEATADTNIAFIPLFGGSPAIMGLVRMGNFAPAKMPPAKSMETAIAAIAQSLPPETARQAQNWSKCVTYWTNSGMDNLVNLLRFVASEYGGMAMTVEDPIIYPDFGFMDLQTGTRYTSYEAYLQDHPLDSNLPTVAVIFYSGTTLTSNLQGGAELLQTLQQQANLLPFFSDGIATADAIQEHLFRNGFPVCDGIVSLLRFRLDGGPLGGNPEKTINLLQQFNVPYVVPLSANNQDLDEWHKSAIGLGATETLSLVSLPEMDGAIDSVMLYGVKNEMATPIPGRGEKVAHRLLNRITLKQKPNAEKRVAIVIFDYPPGEGTLGTASFLDVFASVEAILNRLQEVGYQVTPPAAGTLKDSFLEKGLVHNGEFTSIQLTAENAVRVPLQQYRQWYQKLPAALRESTEAVFGDPPGDLMTYEGDILLAAMEFGNAIVAVQPSRGIHEDPAKIHHDDSLPPHHQYIALYRWLEESANVDAIVHIGTHGTFEFLPGKQVALAAEDAPDALLGDLPHLYVYHVVNVSEGTIAKRRSYAQLVSYASPTFAPAGLYAELSQLEDTIAEYEEMKIKSLPRRVAILDQIIALCQEQGLPFPLPETLSRTNGIPDDFSPYEEALEELHHTLFEWKRSAIPIGLHSFGQTLTGEGLINYLNLVGRYDRAEISSLPRTLAQSKGWDYDHLLDRADPKVESLAGESWNLIARLLEGKAETVTEDFKPITSYLKDLAERIKNTDEIGALLHALDGGYLEPGMGGDPVRSPHTYPTGRNTFQFDPTKLPTDSAYDRGAQIAEETLTRYYQENGTYPESVGVILWGFETCKTFGETVGQVLHYIGVKVDRGRGYFMKPVVVPLSELGRPRIDVTINICGFFRDLFPNLVNLIDEAFQTVAELDEPMELNAVRRHVCALQPKLGDTPEGKKLAAGRLFGPPPGEYGNRLSTLIETAAWEEAADLGRNYLERTQYLYGREIPGTESRTSLEAALANTQIISQVRDCHEFEVTDLDHYYEFFGGMAQATAVVTGKRPDVLIADTTGERISVKSLNQAVQKGVSTRLLNPKWIEGMLQHDHKGGQQIADRVEYLLGLDATTGSVGENTWRKVAQHFVFDQAMRERLQANNPYATAEIVQKLGEANYRGYWQPTETETEQLKEVYREIERAIELGEGKSNENS, encoded by the coding sequence ATGCCTTCTGTGCGTATCACGGCTATTGCCCCTACGGCTTGTCTGGGCGATCTTGAAAAAGCGGTTGCTCGTCTCCAAACTGAGAACAGTGCCATTGAACTTGAGACTTTCTCATTACGGCAAATTCAAGAAGGATTAATTGCAAGAGAAACGGTTCTAGAGAGTATTCAAAGCGCGATGTGGCGAAGCCACCGCTCTACGAGCATCGCGCTGCTTTTTGATCTTCGGGGAAATCCTGATCGCGCCCTTGCCTTAGTTCGAGAAGCACTTGAGGCAACCGCAGACACCAATATTGCTTTTATTCCCTTATTTGGAGGGAGTCCCGCGATAATGGGCTTAGTGCGGATGGGAAACTTTGCCCCTGCGAAAATGCCACCGGCAAAGTCCATGGAAACCGCAATCGCAGCCATTGCCCAGTCTCTCCCCCCAGAAACGGCGCGTCAGGCACAAAATTGGTCAAAATGCGTGACCTATTGGACGAATTCGGGAATGGATAATTTAGTCAACCTGCTGCGTTTTGTTGCGTCTGAATATGGCGGGATGGCAATGACAGTAGAAGACCCCATCATCTATCCCGATTTTGGATTTATGGATTTGCAAACAGGGACTCGCTACACCAGTTATGAAGCGTACCTGCAAGACCATCCCTTAGATTCTAATCTGCCCACAGTCGCAGTCATTTTCTACAGTGGAACCACCCTTACCAGCAACTTACAGGGAGGGGCAGAATTATTACAAACCTTACAACAACAAGCCAATTTACTTCCTTTCTTCAGTGATGGCATTGCGACTGCTGATGCGATCCAAGAACACCTATTCCGCAATGGTTTTCCCGTGTGCGATGGCATCGTTTCCCTGCTGCGCTTTCGCTTAGATGGTGGCCCCTTGGGAGGTAATCCGGAAAAAACCATCAACCTCCTGCAACAGTTTAACGTTCCCTATGTTGTTCCTCTCAGTGCCAACAACCAAGATCTTGACGAATGGCACAAAAGCGCGATTGGGCTAGGGGCAACAGAAACCCTTTCTCTGGTTTCCCTCCCCGAAATGGACGGCGCGATCGATTCGGTGATGCTGTACGGTGTGAAAAATGAAATGGCAACCCCCATCCCAGGGCGAGGGGAAAAAGTAGCCCACCGACTCCTCAATCGCATCACCTTAAAACAGAAACCTAATGCTGAGAAACGGGTCGCGATCGTCATCTTTGATTATCCGCCAGGGGAAGGCACTTTGGGAACTGCCTCCTTTTTGGATGTCTTTGCCTCGGTTGAAGCCATCCTCAATCGCTTGCAAGAAGTTGGCTATCAGGTCACTCCACCCGCAGCAGGAACACTCAAAGACAGCTTCCTAGAAAAAGGACTGGTTCACAATGGGGAGTTTACCTCGATTCAACTGACGGCTGAAAATGCGGTTCGCGTCCCTCTGCAACAATATCGGCAATGGTACCAAAAACTTCCTGCTGCCTTGCGCGAAAGCACAGAAGCCGTTTTCGGCGATCCGCCAGGGGATTTAATGACTTATGAAGGGGATATTCTTCTCGCTGCGATGGAATTTGGCAACGCGATCGTGGCTGTTCAACCTTCTCGTGGCATTCACGAAGACCCCGCCAAAATTCACCATGACGATAGCTTACCTCCTCACCACCAGTACATTGCCCTCTATCGCTGGCTGGAAGAAAGCGCAAACGTTGATGCGATTGTCCACATTGGCACTCATGGCACGTTTGAATTTTTACCCGGCAAACAGGTTGCCCTCGCTGCTGAAGATGCCCCAGATGCCCTTTTAGGAGATTTGCCCCATCTTTACGTTTATCATGTGGTGAATGTTTCTGAAGGCACGATCGCGAAACGGCGCAGTTACGCGCAACTGGTCAGTTATGCCTCTCCCACCTTTGCCCCGGCTGGACTTTATGCCGAGTTAAGCCAACTCGAAGACACCATCGCTGAATACGAGGAGATGAAGATTAAAAGTTTACCCCGTCGGGTTGCCATCCTCGATCAGATTATTGCCTTGTGTCAAGAACAGGGTCTTCCCTTCCCCTTACCCGAAACCCTTTCTCGCACGAACGGTATTCCTGACGATTTCTCCCCCTACGAAGAAGCCTTAGAAGAATTACACCATACCCTCTTTGAGTGGAAACGATCAGCGATTCCGATTGGCTTGCACAGCTTTGGTCAAACTTTAACAGGAGAAGGATTAATCAACTATCTCAATCTGGTTGGGCGCTATGACCGCGCTGAAATCTCATCTCTCCCTCGCACTTTAGCACAAAGCAAAGGATGGGACTATGATCACTTGCTTGATCGCGCTGATCCGAAAGTAGAATCTCTGGCTGGTGAAAGCTGGAACCTGATTGCTCGTCTGCTTGAGGGTAAAGCAGAAACAGTGACAGAAGATTTCAAGCCAATTACATCTTACTTAAAAGATTTAGCAGAACGCATTAAGAACACAGATGAAATTGGGGCTTTATTGCACGCCCTCGATGGGGGATATCTTGAACCAGGTATGGGAGGCGATCCCGTGCGTTCTCCCCACACCTATCCCACTGGACGCAATACCTTTCAATTCGATCCGACAAAACTACCAACAGACAGCGCCTATGACCGAGGGGCGCAAATTGCTGAGGAAACCCTCACACGATACTATCAAGAAAATGGCACTTATCCCGAATCCGTTGGGGTGATTCTCTGGGGGTTTGAAACTTGTAAAACCTTTGGCGAAACCGTTGGGCAAGTTTTGCATTACATTGGCGTGAAAGTCGATCGCGGTCGCGGTTACTTTATGAAGCCTGTCGTAGTTCCGTTGAGTGAATTAGGTCGTCCTCGCATTGATGTCACCATCAACATTTGTGGCTTCTTTCGCGATTTATTTCCCAACTTAGTTAACCTCATTGATGAGGCGTTTCAAACCGTTGCCGAACTAGACGAACCCATGGAACTCAATGCCGTGCGTCGCCATGTCTGTGCATTGCAACCGAAACTCGGAGACACCCCAGAAGGAAAAAAACTAGCAGCAGGACGCTTGTTTGGTCCCCCTCCTGGGGAATATGGCAATCGGTTGAGTACCTTGATTGAAACCGCAGCCTGGGAAGAAGCAGCGGATCTCGGACGCAATTATCTGGAACGAACCCAGTATCTCTATGGTCGCGAAATACCAGGAACGGAATCGCGCACCAGTTTAGAAGCAGCTTTAGCAAATACCCAAATCATCAGCCAAGTGCGAGATTGTCATGAATTTGAAGTCACCGATCTCGATCATTACTATGAATTCTTCGGTGGGATGGCGCAAGCAACCGCAGTGGTAACGGGAAAACGCCCTGATGTTCTCATTGCGGACACCACAGGAGAACGCATCAGTGTCAAAAGCTTAAATCAAGCCGTCCAAAAAGGAGTGTCAACCCGTCTTCTGAATCCCAAATGGATTGAAGGAATGTTGCAGCATGACCACAAAGGAGGACAGCAAATTGCCGATCGCGTCGAATATTTGCTGGGTTTAGATGCAACAACGGGCAGTGTGGGAGAAAACACTTGGCGGAAGGTAGCCCAGCATTTTGTTTTTGATCAAGCAATGCGCGAACGCTTGCAAGCCAACAACCCTTATGCAACGGCAGAAATTGTCCAAAAATTAGGAGAAGCAAACTATCGGGGTTATTGGCAGCCAACCGAAACCGAAACTGAACAATTAAAAGAGGTTTATCGCGAAATTGAACGCGCGATCGAGTTAGGAGAGGGAAAAAGCAATGAAAATTCCTGA
- a CDS encoding biopolymer transporter ExbD yields the protein MKIPDEPERNLEINLVPMIDVIFSILAFFIISTLFLTRSEGLPVDLPQATTAQQQSETEVTVTLQANGKIALNQEEISLKNLIPEVTKISQNAQETLVIVKADKAVTHGDVVNVMDRLRQIEGVKLAIATTSPSE from the coding sequence ATGAAAATTCCTGATGAACCGGAAAGGAATTTGGAAATTAACCTTGTGCCGATGATTGATGTGATTTTTTCTATCTTGGCGTTCTTTATTATTTCGACCTTATTTTTAACGCGATCAGAGGGCTTACCCGTTGATTTACCCCAAGCAACAACCGCCCAGCAGCAATCGGAAACGGAAGTAACCGTCACCCTTCAAGCCAATGGTAAAATTGCGCTGAATCAAGAAGAAATTTCCCTTAAAAATTTAATCCCAGAAGTAACAAAAATTAGCCAAAACGCTCAAGAAACCCTTGTCATTGTCAAAGCAGACAAAGCAGTGACTCACGGCGATGTAGTCAACGTGATGGATCGATTGCGACAGATAGAAGGCGTTAAACTCGCGATCGCGACCACTTCTCCTTCTGAATAA
- a CDS encoding ssl1498 family light-harvesting-like protein, with product MPYTEEDGGRLNNFAVQPKMYVADSPNKKQKRNYIIMGGLSLLLIGGLLFITVTIS from the coding sequence ATGCCATACACCGAAGAAGATGGAGGTCGTCTCAATAACTTTGCCGTACAACCCAAAATGTATGTTGCTGATTCCCCCAATAAAAAACAAAAACGGAACTATATCATTATGGGTGGGCTTTCGCTTTTATTGATTGGTGGCTTGTTATTCATTACAGTTACCATTTCTTAA